In a single window of the Dinghuibacter silviterrae genome:
- a CDS encoding lanthionine synthetase LanC family protein has translation MEKDVIAGKEKEITLLHSSGESEHTMDDTMQILHRIGVSYVQENIYYRVGEVTTEQGWIMHLTCAHPEYFKMLGSILPILGRFGMTYKILRTKELLLKCNEGLFGSQKIGKAISVFVQDISGIHSFLEELLPLAAGYKGPAVLTDIKLADGVYYRYGAFLPIIKTDSWGKRSRYMKNDKGELVADEYAVEPFMPSWEPNPFQYRMFPDPILPSKAHFLRKFKEVKKIKKGVKGEVTKGVYKRLFLFKTPCVIKQGKKGMFVENDLSDARDKIRWQYRLQKRLSRIANVPVSLGCSIQDDDALYAMKYIPGEMLGKYTFDVIKNRPWFDLSLEEKTRLLDYLLRVAEQILRLHRAGYYHRDITGKNFLVDQKDKIWMIDVELSYNYKRKIPSTPFTIGTAGYISPDQRQMQFPHIADDYFAFGALMINSVTGIEPGILNWDYDKRLGEKLSFLLHQPDLEKIILSCVDLNKHRRPNIKEVITSLKKVKDRLVQATSSEESNERYVPVDPGKFNQVIKSFGSALMAHEGKWFTSIKNDFDQYVYPLQDKDVLPSLHNGIAGPLYTLLKAEELGYDVTRAKGNMRVAWEYLIEYAERNMGTLPPGLHFGSTGLALLFAMGVQNGDIAWENDMFSLVDRLAEKRSASWDLMHGLAGEGLALMQIEGLLPGMTRAIEYLQQAATRLIENQAHDGSWLFTGENKERIKYSGFGIGIAGIVYFLLSYGRACEDERAEAAALKGLAYLERVAVKKEGHIAWQNSDKDNKIGVWWSVGGPGIAMAFLRAFEMYGTRKYAEYAESALRIHPERIVSHQLTQCYGLSGLGEIYLDAHRATGNKTWLDRAKWIEGLLWQMYSSNDKGDIFWLLTNYRFPTPELMLGNAGVLHFLMRCASPVNASLPLLV, from the coding sequence ATGGAAAAAGACGTCATTGCTGGCAAAGAAAAGGAAATAACGCTCCTTCATTCTTCCGGAGAAAGCGAACATACAATGGACGACACTATGCAAATTTTGCATAGAATAGGTGTGTCATATGTTCAAGAAAATATCTACTATCGGGTGGGGGAAGTGACCACGGAACAGGGCTGGATAATGCATCTTACCTGCGCCCACCCGGAATATTTCAAAATGTTAGGTTCCATCCTACCCATCCTCGGGCGATTTGGCATGACATACAAAATTCTACGAACAAAGGAGTTACTGTTGAAATGCAATGAAGGGTTGTTTGGATCACAAAAGATCGGGAAAGCGATCTCGGTCTTTGTACAGGATATTTCTGGCATCCATTCATTCCTGGAGGAATTGTTACCCCTGGCTGCAGGTTATAAAGGCCCTGCTGTTCTCACCGATATAAAATTAGCTGATGGTGTTTATTACCGGTATGGGGCGTTCCTTCCCATCATAAAAACAGACAGTTGGGGGAAGCGTTCCCGCTATATGAAAAACGACAAAGGAGAGCTGGTAGCCGATGAATACGCTGTGGAACCCTTTATGCCTTCCTGGGAACCCAATCCCTTCCAGTATAGGATGTTTCCCGATCCCATCCTGCCGTCGAAAGCGCATTTCCTGCGGAAATTTAAAGAAGTGAAGAAAATAAAGAAGGGTGTAAAAGGAGAAGTGACGAAAGGGGTATACAAAAGGCTGTTTTTATTCAAGACCCCGTGCGTTATCAAGCAGGGAAAGAAAGGAATGTTCGTCGAAAACGATCTTTCAGACGCAAGGGACAAAATCCGATGGCAATACCGGCTCCAAAAAAGATTGTCCCGGATAGCCAATGTACCCGTATCGCTTGGCTGCTCCATACAAGATGACGATGCACTTTATGCGATGAAATATATCCCAGGTGAAATGCTGGGTAAATATACATTTGACGTAATAAAGAATCGCCCCTGGTTTGACCTTTCACTGGAAGAAAAGACCCGGCTGCTCGATTACCTGCTTCGCGTAGCAGAACAAATCCTCAGACTCCATCGGGCCGGATATTATCACCGGGACATAACCGGGAAAAATTTTCTCGTCGATCAGAAAGATAAAATATGGATGATCGACGTTGAATTAAGCTATAATTACAAAAGGAAGATCCCATCCACGCCCTTTACCATTGGAACGGCTGGGTATATCTCCCCGGATCAGAGACAAATGCAATTTCCCCATATTGCTGACGACTACTTTGCTTTCGGTGCCTTGATGATCAATTCGGTCACAGGCATAGAACCAGGAATATTGAATTGGGATTATGACAAGCGGCTGGGAGAAAAGCTCTCTTTTTTGTTGCACCAGCCTGATCTTGAAAAAATCATTCTTTCCTGTGTCGATCTGAACAAGCATAGGCGTCCCAACATCAAGGAAGTCATAACCAGCCTGAAAAAAGTAAAGGATCGGCTTGTTCAAGCAACATCAAGCGAGGAAAGTAACGAACGGTATGTCCCGGTTGATCCTGGTAAGTTCAACCAGGTCATCAAGAGCTTTGGCAGTGCGTTGATGGCACACGAAGGGAAATGGTTCACTTCAATTAAAAACGATTTTGATCAGTATGTTTACCCCTTACAGGATAAAGACGTGTTGCCCTCACTACACAATGGGATTGCCGGGCCGCTTTATACCCTGTTAAAGGCAGAAGAACTGGGCTACGATGTTACCCGGGCAAAGGGTAATATGCGGGTTGCGTGGGAATACCTTATTGAATATGCGGAACGGAACATGGGAACGCTGCCCCCCGGACTGCACTTTGGATCAACCGGTTTGGCGTTGTTGTTTGCGATGGGTGTCCAAAATGGAGATATTGCCTGGGAAAATGATATGTTTTCACTGGTTGATCGGTTAGCAGAAAAACGGTCCGCATCCTGGGACCTTATGCATGGGTTAGCAGGGGAGGGGCTCGCACTGATGCAGATCGAAGGGCTGCTTCCTGGAATGACACGGGCTATCGAATATCTTCAACAAGCGGCCACGCGCCTTATTGAAAACCAGGCGCACGATGGCTCCTGGCTTTTTACCGGGGAAAACAAAGAACGGATAAAGTACAGTGGGTTTGGTATCGGAATTGCCGGGATTGTGTATTTTCTTTTATCGTATGGACGTGCATGTGAAGATGAAAGAGCAGAGGCCGCCGCGTTGAAAGGACTGGCTTACCTGGAACGGGTAGCAGTTAAAAAAGAGGGACATATAGCTTGGCAGAATAGTGACAAGGACAACAAGATTGGGGTCTGGTGGAGTGTTGGCGGCCCTGGTATAGCGATGGCATTCCTGCGTGCCTTCGAAATGTATGGCACGCGCAAGTATGCAGAATATGCGGAGAGTGCATTGCGCATCCATCCGGAGCGGATCGTTTCACACCAACTGACGCAATGTTATGGCCTTAGTGGACTGGGAGAGATCTACCTGGACGCTCACCGTGCTACCGGGAATAAGACCTGGCTAGACAGAGCGAAATGGATCGAAGGACTTCTTTGGCAAATGTACAGTAGCAATGACAAAGGCGATATTTTCTGGCTGCTTACCAACTATCGGTTTCCGACGCCGGAACTCATGCTGGGCAATGCCGGCGTCCTGCACTTCCTGATGCGTTGCGCATCCCCTGTTAATGCATCCCTCCCTTTATTGGTTTAA
- a CDS encoding RNA polymerase sigma factor translates to MPVLPPLPIQSSQHIPFTTEEAPLKALKEGDQRAYKWLLTYLEAAVTTFLQRNHLHQDQAMDIVTDTCASVWSQRRRLTNLDYLSTHINFKIWELSNKIKSEIPSRNIWMAPEDFLSDIGGSLTTGHHTEGDASRTHLQYLVSTLRSPFSVLATFLLEGRAEAEIVGITGLPVAKLRNYFNQTFALLKVKWERSTGEHIKDAYSRHRGSWQGLRKTFETPGLKG, encoded by the coding sequence TTGCCCGTACTTCCCCCCTTACCCATCCAGTCATCCCAACACATCCCCTTTACAACTGAAGAAGCGCCCCTTAAAGCACTCAAGGAAGGTGATCAGCGCGCCTATAAGTGGCTATTGACCTACCTGGAGGCAGCGGTAACAACCTTTTTGCAACGGAATCACTTACATCAGGATCAGGCTATGGACATTGTTACTGATACGTGCGCTTCGGTCTGGAGCCAGCGAAGGCGCCTTACCAATCTTGACTACCTCTCCACACATATCAATTTCAAGATCTGGGAACTCTCCAATAAGATTAAATCGGAAATACCATCTCGGAACATCTGGATGGCCCCTGAGGATTTCCTGTCTGACATAGGTGGATCATTGACCACCGGACATCATACGGAAGGGGATGCTTCCAGAACTCACCTGCAATATTTGGTCAGCACACTGCGATCGCCTTTTAGCGTGCTCGCTACTTTTTTGCTGGAAGGAAGAGCCGAAGCGGAAATCGTCGGCATAACGGGGCTGCCGGTCGCAAAACTCAGAAATTATTTTAACCAGACTTTTGCTTTATTGAAAGTAAAATGGGAAAGAAGCACCGGTGAGCATATTAAAGATGCGTACAGCCGGCATAGAGGTTCCTGGCAAGGTCTACGAAAAACCTTTGAAACGCCTGGCTTGAAAGGATAG
- a CDS encoding MauE/DoxX family redox-associated membrane protein, with the protein MKRALILNLIVLFFIALFGYAAFSKLATYQVFETQLAQSPFITGFASVIVWALPATELLVAATLMAGILKTTYLYIGMFGSLFLMAMFTSYIAMMLGFSFYIPCSCGGILSKMSWTTHLFFNIFSTTLAIVALLLVPLVPQPVRSK; encoded by the coding sequence ATGAAGCGTGCTTTGATTTTAAATCTGATCGTTTTGTTTTTTATCGCGTTGTTCGGTTATGCCGCATTCAGTAAACTGGCTACCTACCAGGTGTTTGAAACGCAGTTGGCACAGTCGCCTTTCATTACTGGCTTCGCATCTGTCATCGTATGGGCGCTGCCAGCCACAGAACTTTTGGTCGCGGCGACCCTCATGGCAGGCATCTTAAAAACCACTTACTTATACATCGGTATGTTCGGGTCGCTATTCCTGATGGCTATGTTTACTTCCTATATTGCCATGATGCTGGGATTCAGTTTCTATATCCCGTGTAGCTGCGGCGGCATTTTATCTAAAATGAGTTGGACTACTCATTTGTTCTTCAATATATTTTCGACCACATTGGCTATAGTCGCGTTGTTGCTAGTGCCTTTGGTGCCGCAGCCTGTCCGATCAAAATAA
- a CDS encoding redoxin family protein, with the protein MAQRSVLKLTLIALFSFCLLKSYAQQGSSFNIMKRDPDLKLLNQGGELVLQKLSDYKGKNIIIDFWATWCSPCVFSIPKMDSLQEAFKGDLTVLLVTDENAKAVGAFAAKYKRIKGIGIQSVVEDTALGRLFPHSTVPQYVWIDKTGFVRYVSYPEAVTRSNVEKFIQGETLDIAQYRFPKTAADTLPPSLKRGARTGVATYLGDLLAKDSLLVSYHVLTDFISGHGGGGRFEKESINLSNLSICGLYAMAFGEGSLKYFGGFGRLNLLTNDSARFTDNSGSGNWSTAYRDQWRTIPGHEYSYFLKLAKGDTSNKYRVLREDLNANFPFVHAYIAQEQRNCYVLERTTEPPTFETTDTSAPVFERYSFLLNCHNVPMSRLTFALKFFLQDKPEPFEDKVDYTGNVNFKYEGSLTDLVKLNEALNKVGLRLTKQTIPIDVLVIEDKSYAKKEVSVLYEQSKSGAR; encoded by the coding sequence ATGGCACAACGATCTGTATTAAAGCTAACCTTAATTGCACTCTTTTCATTCTGTCTGTTAAAAAGTTATGCGCAGCAGGGTTCCTCCTTCAACATCATGAAGCGGGATCCCGATCTAAAGCTTCTGAACCAGGGCGGGGAGCTGGTTCTGCAAAAACTATCCGATTACAAAGGGAAAAATATCATTATCGACTTCTGGGCGACCTGGTGTTCTCCTTGCGTGTTCTCCATCCCTAAAATGGATTCGCTCCAGGAGGCGTTCAAAGGGGACCTGACAGTCCTTCTCGTCACAGACGAAAATGCAAAGGCGGTCGGTGCGTTCGCGGCAAAGTACAAACGGATCAAGGGGATCGGGATCCAATCCGTTGTAGAGGATACGGCATTGGGCCGCCTCTTTCCTCATAGCACAGTACCACAATATGTATGGATAGACAAAACGGGATTTGTCAGGTACGTGTCCTATCCGGAAGCGGTAACACGAAGCAATGTTGAAAAATTCATCCAGGGGGAAACACTGGACATTGCACAATACCGGTTCCCAAAAACAGCGGCAGATACGCTGCCCCCCTCACTCAAACGAGGCGCCAGGACCGGGGTGGCGACGTATCTGGGCGACCTCCTGGCAAAGGACAGCCTCCTCGTTTCCTATCATGTCCTGACCGACTTTATCTCGGGCCATGGCGGGGGCGGGCGTTTTGAAAAAGAATCTATCAACCTTTCCAATCTGAGCATTTGCGGGCTGTATGCCATGGCATTCGGAGAAGGCTCACTAAAGTACTTCGGCGGTTTCGGCAGGCTGAACCTCCTCACCAACGATTCCGCCAGGTTTACAGACAATTCCGGATCTGGGAATTGGAGTACCGCCTACCGGGACCAATGGAGGACTATTCCCGGGCATGAGTACAGTTATTTTTTAAAGCTGGCAAAGGGAGATACCAGCAATAAATACAGGGTCCTCCGGGAGGACCTGAATGCCAATTTTCCTTTCGTACACGCCTATATTGCGCAAGAGCAGAGGAACTGTTACGTATTGGAAAGAACTACGGAGCCGCCCACCTTTGAGACTACCGATACATCAGCGCCCGTTTTCGAACGGTATTCGTTCCTGCTAAACTGTCATAATGTCCCGATGTCCCGTCTCACTTTTGCGCTAAAGTTTTTTTTACAGGACAAGCCGGAGCCATTTGAGGACAAAGTGGACTATACCGGAAATGTCAATTTTAAATATGAGGGAAGCCTGACCGACCTGGTCAAGCTCAACGAGGCTTTAAACAAAGTGGGCCTCCGGTTGACAAAACAAACGATCCCCATCGACGTGCTGGTCATCGAGGATAAGAGCTATGCAAAAAAGGAAGTAAGCGTGCTTTATGAGCAAAGCAAAAGTGGTGCAAGGTGA
- a CDS encoding LuxR C-terminal-related transcriptional regulator: MPVRNHTYGLHIIGEIGDLLINVARGRYDLIRPPVLSDPKGEPDWAESVQSGLYMMAEELKVRTISRSYFDHLFNSYLDACFILSKEGIIEEANQAAGKLLCCTREQLVKIHFNTLVVEKGLFPAVLCPRKGAQRTELISPVINFVSPHGVVMPRQALLSWMPTGWGDIKECLLIARMLPTQESATDEGKDNKKTRRNVEVGKPGVQGEKPDFFSLGEVPALSGRITLPSRKEREVLELVSQGYTSEEIAGIRKVDLRTIETQRNSLIDKLGARNVAHLVQIANDLGLIGKRV, encoded by the coding sequence ATGCCTGTACGAAACCATACATATGGACTGCATATTATCGGGGAGATCGGAGACCTGCTGATCAATGTAGCAAGGGGCCGCTATGACCTGATCAGGCCACCTGTTCTCTCCGACCCAAAAGGAGAACCGGATTGGGCGGAATCAGTACAGTCGGGCCTTTATATGATGGCGGAGGAGCTGAAGGTGCGGACCATCAGCCGGAGTTACTTTGACCACCTGTTCAACAGCTACCTGGACGCTTGTTTCATCCTATCGAAAGAAGGGATCATTGAAGAAGCCAACCAGGCGGCGGGCAAGCTCCTATGTTGTACCAGGGAGCAGCTTGTAAAAATTCATTTTAACACATTGGTCGTGGAGAAGGGGCTTTTCCCGGCGGTGCTTTGCCCCCGAAAAGGGGCGCAAAGGACGGAATTGATTAGTCCGGTGATCAACTTTGTTTCTCCTCATGGTGTCGTGATGCCCCGGCAGGCGTTACTGAGCTGGATGCCTACCGGCTGGGGAGATATAAAAGAATGTCTCCTGATCGCCCGGATGCTTCCCACCCAGGAGAGCGCCACCGATGAGGGTAAAGACAATAAGAAAACCCGCCGAAACGTGGAAGTTGGAAAACCAGGGGTGCAGGGTGAAAAGCCAGATTTTTTTTCGCTTGGTGAAGTGCCCGCACTGTCCGGCAGGATCACCCTGCCTTCCCGTAAGGAACGTGAGGTACTGGAACTGGTCTCTCAAGGTTACACCAGTGAGGAAATCGCGGGTATCCGGAAAGTCGATCTGCGCACGATCGAAACGCAGCGCAATAGTCTAATAGATAAACTGGGCGCGAGGAATGTCGCCCACCTGGTCCAGATCGCCAATGACCTGGGCCTGATTGGAAAACGGGTTTGA
- a CDS encoding DUF7793 family protein, with translation MNKPWDNPYVIFSMQNGIVKAVYRKTASPITLEKAMLIKECRMAFQQGQILPLLVTTEGWIEMDQPARSYLAGPDGVEGVKAAALLERNTAVKLVIGFFLAFMPKSIPVKTFRREKAALEWLDFYK, from the coding sequence ATGAATAAGCCCTGGGATAACCCGTATGTGATTTTTTCGATGCAGAACGGCATCGTCAAAGCGGTTTATCGAAAAACGGCATCCCCTATTACGCTGGAAAAGGCGATGCTGATCAAGGAATGCAGGATGGCCTTTCAACAAGGGCAGATACTCCCCCTGCTGGTAACAACAGAGGGCTGGATTGAGATGGATCAACCGGCACGCAGTTATCTGGCGGGCCCGGACGGCGTGGAAGGTGTCAAGGCCGCTGCCCTACTGGAGCGAAACACTGCGGTGAAACTCGTCATCGGCTTTTTCCTGGCCTTTATGCCGAAGAGCATACCCGTAAAAACTTTCCGACGGGAAAAGGCTGCTTTGGAATGGCTTGACTTCTACAAATAG
- a CDS encoding RagB/SusD family nutrient uptake outer membrane protein, with translation MSNKQTNFHYILAIAFFLLTSCSKNWLDEKPDSKLAVATTLNDFQALNDGPLLYVTNALGEIGGDNYYISDLSFQYLYNFDIAEYIWAPNGYGVSSESDWEILYKNIFSSNTVLDGLSNVDVSSGSATQYDQVKGTALYFRGYDYYELAQTFCKSYDSATAQSDPGIPLMLHADVNERPGRGTVAQLYGQLFSDLLQAAALLPNADQLYKTRPNKAAAFAMLARAYLSIGSYRLAELYADSALAIKNVLLDYNTLSANGFQSMPGFNDNPEVIAYSTIFAGDDLSPYGSLIDSTLYNLYDSSDLRQTMFFTDAMNYIGIPGQVFYGTYNGSNNGNFFTAPAVDELYLIRAECEARNGQVTASRNDLNFLLQYRYVTGKFTPVNLSNTDSLLAKILLERRKELVMRATRWTDLRRLNKDNRFATTLTRNANGTVYTLSPNSNLYVYPIPDDEITVSNIAQNPR, from the coding sequence ATGTCGAACAAACAAACCAATTTTCATTATATACTTGCGATTGCGTTCTTCCTACTAACAAGCTGTTCTAAGAACTGGCTGGATGAAAAACCTGATAGTAAACTAGCGGTGGCCACTACGTTAAACGACTTCCAGGCCCTCAATGATGGGCCGCTGCTCTACGTAACCAATGCCCTGGGCGAAATAGGTGGGGACAATTACTATATTTCCGACCTGTCCTTCCAATATCTTTATAATTTTGATATAGCGGAATATATCTGGGCACCTAACGGGTATGGTGTATCTTCCGAGTCGGACTGGGAGATCCTTTATAAGAATATCTTTTCCAGCAATACGGTCCTCGATGGGCTGAGCAATGTAGACGTTTCTTCCGGCTCCGCGACCCAATATGACCAGGTTAAAGGCACGGCGCTCTACTTCAGGGGGTACGACTACTACGAGCTTGCTCAAACCTTTTGCAAAAGCTATGACAGTGCCACGGCGCAGTCCGACCCCGGAATACCGCTCATGTTACACGCGGATGTGAACGAAAGACCCGGCCGGGGTACCGTAGCCCAGCTTTATGGACAGCTCTTTTCCGATCTGTTACAGGCGGCGGCTTTGCTTCCCAATGCGGACCAGTTATATAAGACCCGGCCCAATAAAGCTGCAGCCTTTGCCATGTTGGCAAGGGCCTATCTATCAATCGGGAGCTATCGCCTGGCCGAATTGTATGCAGATTCTGCGCTGGCAATAAAAAATGTGTTGCTGGACTATAATACCTTATCGGCAAACGGCTTCCAAAGTATGCCCGGCTTCAATGACAACCCGGAGGTGATCGCTTATTCAACCATTTTCGCAGGAGACGACCTATCCCCTTATGGCAGCCTGATAGATTCCACTTTATACAATTTATATGATTCTTCCGATCTGCGGCAAACGATGTTCTTTACGGATGCCATGAACTATATTGGCATCCCGGGTCAGGTCTTTTACGGTACCTACAATGGTAGCAACAATGGCAACTTCTTCACTGCACCGGCGGTGGACGAGCTATATCTGATCCGGGCAGAGTGTGAGGCCCGGAACGGTCAGGTAACCGCATCCCGGAATGACCTCAACTTCTTGCTGCAATACCGGTATGTTACCGGGAAATTTACGCCTGTCAACTTATCGAACACCGATTCGCTCCTGGCAAAAATCCTGCTGGAAAGGAGAAAAGAACTGGTCATGCGGGCGACCCGCTGGACTGATCTCCGGCGGCTGAACAAGGACAACCGGTTTGCCACCACGCTCACCAGGAACGCCAATGGTACGGTTTATACGTTATCGCCCAATAGCAACCTGTATGTATATCCAATACCGGATGATGAAATAACAGTAAGCAATATTGCTCAAAATCCACGATAA